A DNA window from Nitratidesulfovibrio sp. SRB-5 contains the following coding sequences:
- a CDS encoding permease, with product MDARLIHLAQTALAVFLEALPFLVLGSLVSACMEVFVPRAWVERRVPKSLPGALAFGVALGTVLPTCECGVVPVVRRMMGKGVPVPAAVAYMLAAPVVNPVVMVSTWVAFRGDMLMTGLRAAVVAATAVAVGISVRRMSVGGALRAHVPGGPDACGCGCGHDDAEFGHEHIPAEPVSGPVSGQGGAQAQRLPWFNEVQAAMMAAPAASAAAGAASPTLIAPAAAVSRAAQVHGVARHMTADLLDACAWLLPGALAAAAFRTFTPPEALFLFMDTPALAIPALMGLAVLLSVCSEADAFVAASFVGFPASARLAFVALGPMLDLKLMVMYGAAFRRGLVLRLVVLPTLCVWAACMLLAGLGVPE from the coding sequence ATGGACGCACGCCTCATCCATCTCGCCCAGACCGCCCTTGCCGTGTTTCTCGAAGCCCTGCCCTTTCTGGTGCTGGGCTCGCTGGTGTCCGCCTGCATGGAGGTGTTCGTGCCGCGCGCCTGGGTGGAGCGGCGGGTGCCCAAATCGTTGCCGGGGGCGCTGGCCTTTGGCGTGGCGCTGGGCACGGTGCTGCCCACCTGCGAATGCGGGGTGGTGCCCGTGGTGCGGCGCATGATGGGCAAGGGGGTGCCGGTGCCTGCGGCGGTGGCCTACATGCTGGCCGCGCCGGTGGTGAATCCGGTGGTCATGGTGTCCACCTGGGTGGCCTTTCGCGGCGACATGCTGATGACCGGGCTGCGCGCGGCCGTGGTGGCCGCCACGGCTGTGGCGGTGGGCATTTCGGTGCGCCGCATGTCCGTGGGCGGGGCGTTGCGCGCTCATGTGCCCGGCGGTCCGGATGCCTGCGGGTGCGGTTGCGGGCATGACGATGCCGAGTTCGGGCATGAGCATATCCCTGCCGAACCCGTCAGCGGTCCCGTAAGCGGACAGGGTGGCGCACAGGCCCAACGGCTGCCGTGGTTTAACGAGGTGCAGGCCGCCATGATGGCGGCGCCAGCGGCTTCTGCGGCGGCTGGTGCGGCGTCCCCCACGCTCATCGCGCCTGCCGCTGCCGTATCCCGTGCGGCGCAGGTGCACGGGGTGGCCCGGCACATGACCGCCGACCTGCTGGACGCCTGCGCCTGGCTGCTGCCCGGCGCGCTGGCCGCCGCCGCGTTCCGCACCTTTACCCCGCCCGAGGCGCTGTTCCTGTTCATGGATACCCCGGCTCTGGCCATACCGGCCCTGATGGGGCTGGCCGTGCTGCTCAGCGTGTGCTCCGAGGCCGACGCCTTCGTGGCAGCATCGTTCGTGGGATTTCCCGCCTCGGCCCGGCTGGCCTTTGTGGCGCTGGGCCCCATGCTGGACCTGAAGCTGATGGTCATGTACGGCGCGGCATTCCGGCGCGGGCTGGTGCTGCGGCTGGTGGTGCTGCCCACCCTTTGCGTGTGGGCGGCGTGCATGCTGCTGGCCGGGCTGGGGGTGCCGGAATGA
- a CDS encoding DUF169 domain-containing protein: MSLSYKEMQQVLMDELRLYHYPIAVKFFFDEAELETFKDKAEFYLPVKPMTFCQWEIAARMKGQTVLSGPEGLGCSNALVSFGWKEIDDNEIKSHAKYVRDLAQAERFVRSKPRLPEGLKAIAVGPLGDAVVDPSVVHFYCDNMQAYHLAVDYMAATDQHPLKTNVTMNSSACGGTVFSYLEKTANMLPACSGSYNAGKTERGEINFVIPGEHMGLTVERLLERKRNLGSGAITRPGDNFPGADICKNCPLIIFKKEK, translated from the coding sequence ATGTCGCTGAGCTACAAGGAAATGCAGCAGGTCCTGATGGACGAACTGCGCCTGTACCACTACCCCATCGCCGTCAAGTTCTTCTTCGACGAGGCGGAGCTGGAAACCTTCAAGGACAAGGCCGAATTCTACCTGCCCGTGAAGCCCATGACCTTCTGCCAGTGGGAAATCGCCGCGCGCATGAAGGGCCAGACCGTGCTTTCCGGCCCCGAGGGCCTGGGTTGCTCCAACGCCCTGGTGTCCTTCGGCTGGAAGGAAATCGACGACAACGAAATCAAGAGCCACGCCAAGTACGTGCGCGACCTGGCCCAGGCCGAACGCTTCGTGCGGTCCAAGCCGCGCCTGCCCGAAGGCCTGAAGGCCATCGCCGTGGGCCCGCTGGGTGACGCCGTGGTCGACCCCTCGGTGGTCCACTTCTACTGCGACAACATGCAGGCCTACCACCTGGCCGTGGACTACATGGCCGCCACCGACCAGCATCCGCTGAAGACCAACGTGACCATGAACTCGTCCGCCTGCGGCGGCACCGTGTTCTCGTACCTGGAAAAGACCGCCAACATGCTGCCCGCCTGCTCCGGCAGCTACAACGCGGGCAAGACCGAGCGCGGCGAAATCAACTTCGTGATCCCCGGCGAACACATGGGCCTTACCGTGGAACGCCTGCTGGAGCGCAAGCGCAACCTGGGCAGCGGCGCCATCACCCGCCCCGGCGACAACTTCCCCGGCGCGGACATCTGCAAGAACTGTCCGCTGATCATCTTCAAGAAAGAAAAGTAG
- a CDS encoding FAD-binding and (Fe-S)-binding domain-containing protein, producing MLPAAYQAFLKDLLEFIPRRNVFTDPLRTLAYGTDASFYRLIPKIVVDTHNEDEVVGVIKLANKHRLPMTFRAAGTSLSGQAVTDSILVRLGDGWRKYAIFDNATKIRLQPGIIGSHANRLLAEFGKKIGPDPASIDTCKIGGIVANNASGMCCGVAENSYKTLSHMRVVFHDGTVLDTSDTKSRAAFQRTHPEMVNGVAAMRAQIMNKPELADLITRKFKIKNTTGYSLNALVDFADPFDIIQHLMVGSEGTLGFISEVTYHTVTEHAHKASALVIFPTIRDACEATIILRQQPVSAVEMMDRASLRSVEDKPGMPDGLQGLPDDAAALLVETRAGDKGTLDDQIARITASIDAIPKIRPVAFTDVPAEFGTLWNVRKGLFPAVGAVRKVGTTVIIEDVAFPIASLADATLELQTLFAKHGYSEAIIFGHALEGNLHFVFTQDFNTQSEVDRYRAFMDDVAAMVVGTYSGSLKAEHGTGRNMAPFVELEWGRDAFLLMRELKTLFDPYGLLNPGVIINPDAEAHIRNLKPLPAAHTVIDKCIECGFCEPICPSKDVTFTPRQRIVGWREISRMKAGDEKSGLLKQLFSGYDYLGDSTCATDGLCATRCPVGINTGAFIKELRADKVGARAQKAADWVARHYGGVCRSVSVALTGADLLHRVLGTDVMDKGAKFLRVVSLKKAPLWTRAMPTGASAPAHAPRGPVSDRKVVYFPSCIARSMGPARDDEQRDPLPAKTIGLLLKAGYHVLFPEKLGDLCCGQPFESKGFKAQADMKAKELSEALLKVSDNGAIPVLCDTSPCLYRMKETLDRRLRLYEPIEFALEHLTQALDFRKAERTIAIHSTCTAVKLGLPGKFKQLAELCAEQVIVPEDVFCCGFAGDRGFSFPELNAGALKELRRQVEICEEGYSTSRTCEIGLSLHGKIPYRNILYLVDEVTTPKPA from the coding sequence ATGCTCCCCGCCGCGTACCAGGCATTTCTGAAGGATCTTCTGGAATTCATCCCCCGGCGCAACGTGTTCACCGATCCCTTGCGCACCCTGGCCTACGGCACAGACGCCAGCTTCTACCGGCTCATCCCCAAGATCGTCGTGGACACCCACAACGAGGACGAGGTGGTGGGCGTCATCAAGCTGGCCAACAAGCACCGCCTGCCCATGACCTTCCGCGCGGCGGGCACCAGCCTTTCCGGCCAGGCCGTGACGGATTCCATCCTGGTGCGCCTGGGCGACGGCTGGCGCAAGTACGCCATCTTCGACAACGCCACCAAGATACGCCTGCAACCCGGCATCATCGGCAGCCACGCCAACCGGCTGCTGGCCGAGTTCGGCAAGAAGATCGGGCCGGACCCGGCCTCCATCGACACCTGCAAGATCGGCGGCATCGTGGCCAACAACGCCAGCGGCATGTGCTGCGGCGTGGCCGAAAACAGCTACAAGACGCTCAGCCACATGCGCGTCGTGTTCCACGACGGCACGGTGCTGGACACGTCCGACACCAAGAGCCGCGCCGCCTTCCAGCGTACCCACCCGGAAATGGTCAACGGCGTGGCCGCCATGCGGGCGCAGATCATGAACAAGCCGGAACTGGCCGACCTGATCACCCGCAAGTTCAAGATCAAGAACACCACCGGCTACAGCCTGAACGCGCTGGTGGACTTTGCCGATCCGTTCGACATCATCCAGCACCTCATGGTGGGTTCGGAAGGCACCCTCGGCTTCATCAGCGAGGTGACCTACCACACGGTGACGGAGCACGCCCACAAGGCCTCGGCGCTGGTCATCTTCCCCACCATCCGCGATGCGTGCGAGGCGACGATCATCCTGCGCCAGCAGCCCGTGTCCGCCGTGGAAATGATGGACCGCGCCTCCCTGCGCTCGGTGGAGGACAAGCCCGGCATGCCCGACGGATTGCAGGGCCTTCCCGATGACGCGGCCGCCCTGCTGGTGGAAACCCGCGCGGGCGACAAGGGCACCCTGGACGACCAGATCGCCCGCATCACCGCCTCCATCGACGCCATCCCCAAAATCCGCCCGGTGGCCTTCACCGACGTGCCCGCCGAATTCGGCACCCTGTGGAACGTGCGCAAGGGCCTGTTCCCCGCCGTGGGCGCGGTGCGCAAGGTGGGCACCACGGTCATCATCGAGGACGTGGCCTTCCCCATCGCCTCGCTGGCCGACGCGACGCTGGAACTGCAAACCCTGTTCGCCAAACACGGCTATAGCGAGGCCATCATCTTCGGCCACGCCCTGGAAGGGAACCTGCACTTCGTGTTCACGCAGGACTTCAACACCCAGTCGGAAGTGGACCGCTACCGCGCCTTCATGGACGACGTGGCGGCCATGGTCGTCGGCACCTACTCCGGCTCGCTCAAGGCGGAACACGGCACCGGCCGCAACATGGCCCCGTTCGTGGAACTGGAGTGGGGGCGCGACGCCTTCCTGCTGATGCGCGAACTGAAGACCCTGTTCGACCCGTACGGCCTGCTGAACCCCGGCGTCATCATCAACCCCGACGCCGAAGCGCACATCCGCAACCTGAAGCCGCTGCCCGCCGCGCACACCGTCATCGACAAGTGTATCGAATGCGGCTTCTGCGAACCCATCTGCCCGTCCAAGGACGTGACCTTCACCCCGCGCCAGCGCATCGTGGGCTGGCGCGAAATATCGCGCATGAAGGCGGGCGACGAAAAGTCCGGCCTGCTCAAGCAACTGTTCTCGGGCTACGACTACCTGGGCGACAGCACCTGCGCCACCGACGGCCTGTGCGCCACGCGCTGCCCGGTGGGCATCAACACCGGCGCGTTCATCAAGGAACTGCGCGCCGACAAGGTGGGCGCGCGCGCGCAGAAGGCGGCGGACTGGGTGGCCCGCCACTACGGCGGGGTGTGCCGCAGCGTGTCCGTGGCGCTGACCGGGGCGGACCTGCTGCACCGGGTGCTGGGCACCGACGTCATGGACAAGGGCGCCAAATTCCTGCGCGTGGTCTCGCTGAAAAAGGCCCCCCTGTGGACGCGGGCCATGCCCACCGGCGCATCGGCCCCGGCGCACGCGCCGCGCGGCCCGGTGTCAGACCGCAAGGTGGTCTACTTCCCCAGCTGCATCGCCCGCTCCATGGGCCCGGCCCGCGACGACGAGCAGCGCGACCCGCTGCCCGCCAAGACCATCGGCCTGCTGCTGAAGGCGGGCTACCACGTGCTGTTCCCCGAAAAGCTGGGCGACCTGTGCTGCGGCCAGCCCTTCGAGAGCAAGGGCTTCAAGGCCCAGGCCGACATGAAGGCCAAGGAGCTGTCCGAGGCCCTGCTGAAGGTCAGCGACAACGGGGCCATTCCCGTCCTGTGCGACACCAGCCCCTGCCTGTACCGCATGAAGGAAACCCTGGACAGGCGCCTGAGGCTGTACGAGCCCATCGAATTCGCGCTGGAGCACCTGACGCAGGCGCTGGACTTCCGCAAGGCGGAACGCACCATCGCCATTCACTCCACCTGCACGGCGGTGAAGCTGGGCCTGCCCGGCAAGTTCAAGCAACTGGCCGAACTGTGCGCCGAACAGGTCATCGTGCCGGAAGACGTGTTCTGCTGCGGCTTCGCCGGGGACCGGGGCTTCAGCTTCCCGGAACTGAACGCGGGCGCGCTGAAGGAACTGCGGCGGCAGGTGGAAATCTGCGAGGAAGGCTATTCCACCAGCCGCACCTGCGAAATCGGCCTTTCGCTGCACGGCAAGATTCCGTACCGCAACATCCTGTATCTGGTGGATGAGGTGACCACGCCGAAGCCCGCGTAG
- a CDS encoding sulfite exporter TauE/SafE family protein, giving the protein MSKHTKHLLLLAAVVAVSLLWFEPAWADKLSDAIDGAVQAGKVKADAPAGFLGIPGAPHVSPILSFAWAVWVGWIFSTVGAFGGVMAGVGHMSVFGLGGYVKTLGKDLPLNKVATDSIRASNQWLVGFSALISSFNYYKMGRLVLPLALALGAGSLLGAWGSATFFAGKVSFSQYQGYFGLFVLVLGLYLFWETSPAGQASKKKAKEAAKAFEEAVKKIKSGEQVDEKAIGVHVISTSLTKCVFTFSGVEFSFNPVLPVVGGIVISAIAAFLGVGGGFLLVPFLTSISQLPMYLAAGTSALAVLVSMVTSIATLVSKGTPLDWTMIGTELVGIFIGSVIGPRTSKYFSDTWLKRIFIVLALYVGIDYVLRGFFNIKMFG; this is encoded by the coding sequence GTGTCCAAGCACACCAAACATCTGCTGCTGCTCGCGGCCGTCGTTGCCGTAAGCCTTCTGTGGTTCGAGCCCGCCTGGGCCGACAAGCTGTCCGACGCCATTGACGGCGCCGTGCAGGCAGGCAAGGTCAAGGCCGATGCCCCCGCCGGCTTCCTCGGCATTCCCGGCGCCCCCCATGTCAGCCCCATCCTGTCCTTTGCCTGGGCCGTGTGGGTAGGCTGGATCTTCTCCACCGTGGGCGCGTTCGGCGGCGTCATGGCCGGTGTGGGCCACATGTCGGTGTTCGGCCTTGGCGGCTACGTCAAGACGCTGGGCAAGGACCTGCCCCTGAACAAGGTGGCCACCGACTCCATCCGCGCCTCGAACCAGTGGCTGGTGGGCTTCTCGGCCCTTATCTCCTCGTTCAACTACTACAAGATGGGCCGCCTCGTGCTGCCGCTGGCCCTTGCCCTTGGCGCGGGCTCGCTGCTTGGCGCGTGGGGTTCGGCCACGTTCTTCGCGGGCAAGGTGTCGTTCTCGCAGTACCAGGGCTACTTCGGCCTGTTCGTGCTGGTGCTGGGCCTGTACCTGTTCTGGGAAACCTCTCCCGCCGGCCAGGCTTCCAAGAAGAAGGCCAAGGAAGCCGCCAAGGCTTTCGAAGAAGCGGTGAAGAAGATCAAGAGCGGCGAACAGGTCGATGAAAAGGCCATCGGCGTGCACGTCATCTCCACCAGCCTGACCAAGTGCGTGTTCACCTTCTCGGGCGTGGAATTTTCGTTCAACCCCGTCCTGCCCGTGGTGGGCGGCATCGTCATCTCCGCCATCGCCGCGTTCCTGGGCGTTGGCGGCGGCTTCCTGCTGGTGCCGTTCCTGACCAGCATCTCGCAGCTGCCCATGTACCTGGCCGCCGGCACCTCGGCCCTTGCCGTGCTCGTGTCCATGGTCACCTCCATCGCCACCCTGGTCAGCAAGGGCACCCCGCTCGACTGGACCATGATCGGCACCGAACTGGTGGGCATCTTCATCGGCTCGGTTATCGGTCCCCGCACCTCCAAGTACTTCTCCGACACCTGGCTGAAGCGCATCTTCATCGTGCTGGCCCTGTACGTCGGCATCGACTACGTGCTGCGCGGCTTCTTCAACATCAAGATGTTCGGCTAG
- a CDS encoding DEAD/DEAH box helicase, whose amino-acid sequence MPHAPEDSRLPGTSASFSPTDTPGQGTATAAPAAASSPGNTATIPDAPAAPRAPLHLDADNPVRDYITALLASPFGRQVTHHRALPAREAYHAPNRRPWPKAIRDILARNGIGDLYTHQARATDLIRAGRHVVVATPTASGKTYVYNLPVLERFLSDPDARALYLFPLKALAQDQLSTFTGLTAAWPDDARPRAAIYDGDTTDHFRRKIRQNPPTVLLTNPEMLHLAILPHHQQWTSLLASLAFIVVDEVHTYRGVLGAHMAQVFRRLLRVCARYGAHPTFVFCSATVGNPGELAANLTGLGGDFGEENPAGEGTFCKRSPSPAPPSPKTFQQGSYPTKRGQGDAVPLPQPLGEREARVLRMGTAELRGAGQSPASSINVITESGAPQGLRHFVFVNPDDSPSTAAIQLLRAALARDLRTIVYCQSRRMTELISMWAAEKAGPYRDRISAYRAGFLPEERRDIEARMAGGDLLAVISTSALELGIDIGGLDLCILVGYPGTVMSTLQRGGRVGRAQQESAVLLVAGEDALDQYFVRHPNEFFDRPAEHAVVNPDNPVIAKRHIECAAAELPLPADEPWLAAPGAATALAELEAEGLVLRSADGTTLLAARKRPHRHVDLRGSGNTFTIEDGDGNVIGSVDGHRAYRETHPGAVYLHRGRSWVITRLDPGAQKVVAEQARVSWFTRVRANKTTEILDIHDQCVACGTRVFLGKLRVTETITGYEKRSVSGQRLLSVVPLDAPPFVFETEGLWFEIPDAARIATENELLHFMGAIHALEHAAIGILPLLVMTDRNDLGGISTPMHAQVGRPAVFIYDGLPGGAGLTRAAFADADGLFRATRAAIAECPCETGCPSCVHSPKCGSGNRPIDKAGALFLLDRMASGTPESDPVQPGLEQGGKADRGIFISDDRVGEESRGAAPDPAGGHMRAAVAIRNARDARITAAAPRPPFLRPGNDARSGPHRPDETARHDYQYMEEGAVPHRAMPTERTGTGTVADNGPDSGQRPMKNASKEHAMTTSPPDAGPLPASPAAGKTDGRIIAPVGRYMVLDVETRRAAAEVGGWHRADRMGVSVAVLYDAADDSYTPYEQDAVPEMLHRLRAADLVVGFNISRFDYAVLSPFAPYDLHTLPTLDMLTKVKDRLSYRISLDNLAQATFGTPKSADGLQALQWWKEKRLDLIAEYCRKDVEITRALFLHGREKGYLLFTNKAGQAVRVPVAW is encoded by the coding sequence GGCGACCTGTACACCCATCAGGCCCGCGCCACCGACCTCATCCGCGCCGGGCGCCACGTTGTCGTCGCCACGCCCACGGCCAGCGGCAAGACCTACGTGTACAACCTGCCGGTGCTGGAACGCTTTCTGTCCGACCCGGACGCCCGCGCCCTGTACCTGTTCCCGCTCAAAGCCCTGGCCCAGGACCAGCTTTCCACCTTCACCGGCCTTACCGCCGCCTGGCCCGATGACGCCCGCCCCCGCGCCGCCATCTACGACGGCGACACCACCGACCATTTCCGCCGCAAGATCCGCCAGAACCCGCCCACCGTGCTGCTGACCAACCCGGAAATGCTGCACCTCGCCATCCTGCCGCACCACCAGCAGTGGACCAGCCTGCTGGCCTCGCTGGCCTTCATCGTGGTGGACGAGGTGCACACCTACCGGGGCGTGCTGGGCGCGCACATGGCCCAGGTGTTCCGCCGCCTGCTGCGCGTGTGCGCCCGCTACGGCGCGCACCCCACCTTCGTGTTCTGCTCCGCCACCGTGGGCAACCCCGGCGAACTGGCCGCCAACCTGACAGGGCTGGGTGGGGATTTTGGTGAAGAAAACCCTGCGGGGGAAGGGACCTTTTGCAAAAGGTCCCCTTCCCCCGCGCCCCCATCCCCCAAAACCTTTCAACAGGGTTCCTACCCCACAAAACGGGGTCAAGGGGACGCGGTCCCCTTGCCCCAGCCGTTGGGCGAGCGCGAAGCGCGAGTATTACGGATGGGGACAGCAGAGCTGCGGGGCGCGGGGCAGAGCCCCGCATCTTCCATCAACGTCATCACCGAGAGCGGCGCGCCGCAGGGCCTGCGGCACTTCGTGTTCGTGAACCCGGACGACAGCCCGTCCACGGCGGCCATCCAGTTGCTGCGCGCGGCACTGGCACGGGACCTGCGCACCATCGTGTACTGCCAATCGCGACGCATGACGGAGCTCATCAGCATGTGGGCCGCGGAAAAGGCCGGGCCGTACCGCGACCGCATCAGCGCCTACCGCGCCGGGTTCCTGCCGGAAGAGCGGCGCGACATCGAGGCGCGCATGGCCGGGGGCGACCTGCTGGCGGTCATCTCCACCAGCGCGCTGGAACTGGGCATCGACATCGGCGGGCTGGACCTGTGCATACTGGTGGGCTACCCCGGCACGGTCATGTCCACCCTGCAACGCGGGGGCCGTGTGGGCCGGGCGCAGCAGGAATCGGCAGTGTTGCTGGTGGCCGGAGAAGACGCGCTGGACCAGTACTTCGTGCGGCACCCCAACGAATTCTTCGACCGGCCCGCCGAGCACGCCGTGGTCAACCCGGACAACCCGGTCATTGCCAAGCGGCACATCGAATGCGCTGCGGCGGAACTGCCCCTTCCTGCGGACGAGCCGTGGCTGGCCGCACCGGGCGCCGCCACCGCGCTGGCGGAACTGGAGGCCGAAGGGCTGGTGCTGCGCAGCGCCGACGGCACCACGCTGCTGGCCGCGCGCAAGCGGCCCCACCGCCACGTGGACCTGCGCGGCAGCGGCAACACCTTCACCATCGAGGATGGCGACGGAAACGTCATCGGCAGCGTGGACGGCCACCGTGCCTACCGCGAAACCCACCCCGGCGCGGTGTACCTGCACCGGGGCCGCAGCTGGGTAATCACCCGGCTGGACCCCGGCGCGCAGAAGGTGGTGGCGGAGCAGGCCCGCGTATCGTGGTTCACCCGCGTGCGCGCCAACAAGACCACGGAAATTCTCGACATCCACGACCAGTGCGTGGCCTGTGGCACCCGCGTGTTTCTGGGCAAGCTGCGGGTGACGGAAACCATTACCGGCTACGAGAAGCGCAGCGTGTCCGGCCAGCGCCTGCTGTCCGTGGTGCCGCTGGACGCGCCGCCCTTCGTCTTCGAGACTGAAGGGTTGTGGTTCGAGATTCCCGACGCCGCCCGCATCGCCACCGAGAACGAACTGCTACACTTCATGGGGGCCATCCACGCGCTGGAGCACGCCGCCATCGGCATCCTGCCGCTGCTGGTCATGACCGACCGCAACGACCTTGGCGGCATCTCCACCCCCATGCACGCGCAGGTGGGCCGCCCCGCCGTGTTCATCTACGACGGCCTGCCCGGCGGGGCCGGGCTGACCCGCGCCGCCTTTGCCGATGCCGACGGGCTGTTCCGCGCCACCCGCGCCGCCATCGCGGAATGCCCGTGCGAAACCGGCTGCCCCTCGTGCGTGCATTCGCCCAAGTGCGGCTCCGGCAACCGGCCCATCGACAAGGCGGGCGCGCTGTTCCTGCTGGACCGCATGGCCAGCGGCACGCCGGAATCCGACCCGGTGCAGCCCGGGCTGGAGCAGGGGGGGAAGGCGGACAGGGGGATTTTTATTTCTGATGATAGGGTGGGGGAAGAGAGCCGGGGCGCTGCCCCGGACCCCGCCGGGGGACATATGCGCGCTGCGGTCGCCATCCGTAATGCTCGCGATGCTCGCATAACGGCTGCCGCCCCCCGACCCCCCTTTCTGCGTCCGGGCAATGACGCCCGAAGCGGGCCTCATCGCCCGGACGAGACAGCACGCCACGATTACCAATATATGGAAGAGGGGGCAGTACCGCATCGTGCAATGCCTACAGAACGCACCGGAACCGGAACAGTTGCCGACAATGGACCGGATTCGGGCCAACGCCCCATGAAGAACGCCTCCAAGGAGCACGCCATGACCACATCCCCCCCCGATGCCGGGCCGCTGCCTGCGTCACCGGCGGCAGGCAAGACGGACGGCAGGATCATCGCCCCCGTGGGCCGCTACATGGTGCTGGACGTGGAAACCCGCCGCGCGGCGGCGGAAGTAGGCGGCTGGCACCGGGCCGACCGCATGGGCGTGAGCGTGGCCGTGCTGTACGACGCCGCCGACGATTCCTACACCCCCTACGAACAGGACGCCGTGCCCGAAATGCTCCACCGTCTGCGCGCGGCGGACCTTGTGGTGGGCTTCAACATCTCGCGCTTCGACTACGCGGTGCTTTCGCCCTTCGCCCCCTACGACCTGCACACCCTGCCCACCCTGGACATGCTGACCAAGGTAAAGGACCGCCTGTCCTACCGCATCTCGCTGGACAACCTGGCCCAGGCCACCTTCGGCACGCCCAAATCGGCGGACGGCCTGCAAGCCCTGCAATGGTGGAAGGAAAAGCGCCTCGACCTCATCGCCGAATACTGCCGCAAGGACGTGGAAATCACCCGCGCCCTGTTCCTGCATGGCCGCGAAAAGGGCTACCTGCTGTTCACCAACAAGGCCGGGCAGGCCGTGCGGGTGCCGGTGGCGTGGTAG
- a CDS encoding DUF805 domain-containing protein, translating to MAFLLFFLVLCALCLLVWLMFFRTRVASDQEIMSVVVALRARLLPLTETEGDTARDPEHYGLSRYRSDTLALAQPLPPLDILDFFEQTGTIDLARDALRDMHMGRLLNLLLFYALARGRIKGVRTSGKDRALFDLLARHGLLTPDNHTLLHDKVIRTAVLSFFHPRGDRRFLIPWIAQHHAADFHQALHLRNAEVLAAIIERFDARPLPPPGMAATSNGFATPNEADPTNLADRLERHEARRTHDWRILYNLPPERLRNGKPTGFWLLAVEPVRLFYMIHGRARRKEYWGFTLFTILFGVVMSVADVLMHLDLMNYTSLLWLMPSIGVGFRRMHDIGRSGWWSVIPLVGVVMACIPGLPEANMYGPNPKA from the coding sequence ATGGCGTTCCTGCTCTTCTTCCTTGTGCTTTGCGCCCTGTGCCTGCTGGTGTGGCTGATGTTCTTCCGCACGCGCGTCGCATCCGACCAGGAGATCATGAGCGTGGTGGTGGCCTTGCGCGCCCGCCTGCTGCCCCTGACGGAGACGGAAGGCGACACCGCCCGCGACCCCGAGCACTACGGTCTTTCGCGCTACCGGTCCGACACCCTGGCCCTGGCCCAGCCCCTGCCGCCCCTCGACATCCTCGACTTCTTCGAACAGACCGGCACCATTGATCTTGCCCGCGATGCCCTGCGCGACATGCACATGGGCAGGCTGCTCAACCTGCTGCTGTTCTACGCGCTGGCGCGCGGGCGCATCAAAGGGGTGCGCACCTCCGGCAAGGACCGCGCCCTGTTCGACCTGCTGGCCCGGCACGGTCTGCTCACCCCGGACAACCACACCCTGCTCCATGACAAGGTCATCCGCACCGCCGTGCTCTCGTTCTTTCACCCGCGCGGCGACCGGCGTTTTCTGATCCCGTGGATCGCGCAGCACCACGCCGCCGACTTTCACCAGGCCCTGCACCTGCGCAACGCCGAGGTGCTGGCCGCCATCATCGAGCGCTTCGACGCCCGCCCCCTGCCGCCCCCGGGCATGGCCGCCACGTCGAACGGATTCGCCACGCCGAACGAGGCGGACCCGACGAACCTGGCGGACAGGCTCGAGCGGCACGAGGCGCGCCGCACCCACGACTGGCGCATCCTGTACAACCTGCCGCCCGAACGGCTGCGCAACGGCAAGCCCACCGGCTTCTGGCTGCTTGCCGTGGAGCCGGTGCGGCTGTTCTACATGATTCACGGTCGGGCGCGGCGCAAGGAGTACTGGGGGTTCACCCTGTTCACCATCCTGTTCGGCGTGGTCATGAGCGTTGCCGACGTGCTGATGCACCTGGACCTGATGAACTACACCTCGCTGCTGTGGCTCATGCCCAGCATAGGCGTGGGCTTTCGGCGCATGCACGACATCGGGCGCAGCGGATGGTGGTCGGTCATTCCCCTGGTGGGCGTGGTGATGGCCTGCATCCCCGGCCTGCCGGAAGCCAACATGTACGGCCCAAACCCCAAGGCCTGA